The DNA window CCTCACCGTCGGCGCCGGGCCACAGGGAATCGGGCTGGCCCCACAGCTGGTCCTCCACCCAGACCAGGCCCTCCAGGATGAGCCAGCCCAGGATGATGGCCAGGCCCACCACGGCCACGTGCAGAGTCAGCGGCTCGATGGAGGCCGGCCGGGCGGTCATCCGACCGGTGTGGACGGTCTCGTCGTCGGAGTAGAGGCCGCGCAGCTCGGAGTCGGACTGCTCGGTGACGTTCTTGATGACCTTGGTCCGGCCGGTGCGCACGCCCCAGTTGATGACGGCGATACCGATGAGGATCGCCGCGACCAGGCCCACTGTGGCCATGGCCAGCGCCAGGTCGGTGGCCTCCGGGATGCCCATCTCCTCGAAGGCCGGCTGCATGCCGGCGGCGGTGCCGTGCCCGCCCTCGAAGGCGATCTCGATCAGCGCGCCGAAGAGCGGATCCACGCCGAACAGCGGAGCCAGCACCAGCAGAGCCAACAGGATGCCCACCACGTATTGGCCGGAGCCGTAGGCCACACCCACCGAGAGCTGGGGGCCCACGAGCTTGGCCGCGCGCTTGGGGGAGGGGATGCGCGCGCCCAGGAAGAGGGTCGCGAAGACCACGGAGATCAGCAGTCCGGGCAGCATGCCCCAGACCTCGTAGATCTCCTCGGTGAACAGACCGCCGTTCTCCAGCCATCCCCAGCCCAACGGCTCGCCCAGCTTCCCCAGCACCTGCGGTCCGAGGATCAGACCCAGGAAGCCGGCCACGATGGCACTGGGCAGCAGCAGCTTCTGGAGGGCGGGCACCTTCACGCGCAGGTACTTGCCGAGCAGCATCACAGCCGCCAGCAGCACGACGGCGAAACCGACTGATTCGGGACTCATACAGGAACCTTCTCTCCCGGGTCACGGGCCATTCTTCGCAGGCGCCCCGGGCGGGGGCAGGGGGACAGTCTAGAGGGTGAAACCTGGATCACAGCACACTCGCCCCAGACTCTGTTCAGCAGAGGCTCAGGTGGACCTTCCGGACGCGG is part of the Nesterenkonia lacusekhoensis genome and encodes:
- a CDS encoding sodium/glutamate symporter encodes the protein MSPESVGFAVVLLAAVMLLGKYLRVKVPALQKLLLPSAIVAGFLGLILGPQVLGKLGEPLGWGWLENGGLFTEEIYEVWGMLPGLLISVVFATLFLGARIPSPKRAAKLVGPQLSVGVAYGSGQYVVGILLALLVLAPLFGVDPLFGALIEIAFEGGHGTAAGMQPAFEEMGIPEATDLALAMATVGLVAAILIGIAVINWGVRTGRTKVIKNVTEQSDSELRGLYSDDETVHTGRMTARPASIEPLTLHVAVVGLAIILGWLILEGLVWVEDQLWGQPDSLWPGADGEGLTLLGYVPLFPLAMIGGVLIQVILDRTGNSRLLDHETMKRIQGLALDILIVAALATISLTVIADYWQTFLILSIAGVAFCTFMLLYFTPRIIPAYWLERGIADFGQSMGVTATGLALLRVADPDDKSPALEAFGYKQLFFEPFFGGGLITAISIPVMFATGSVLWILIPMAVLFVISLSAGMIYHRGVKSGKWSDPAAEVTQV